The sequence below is a genomic window from Opitutia bacterium.
CCCACCACGGTCAGTCCGGGCAACCGGACGGATAACGGTGCCGCCGGCCCTCCAAAAGCGGGCGGCACGAGGCGAAAGCCTCCAAAATGACCGCGCCATCAACAACATAAACCAATGTCACAACCCGTTAAGTCAGAAGTTATCGCCCAGTTCAAAACCCACGAGAAGGACACCGGCTCCAGCGACGTCCAGATCGCGCTGCTCACTGCTCGCATCAATCACTTGACCGAGCACCTGCGCACGCATCGCAAGGACTTCCACAGCCGCCGCGGCCTCCTCCAGATGGCGAGCCGCCGTCGTAAGCTGCTTGATTACCTCAAGCGCGAAGACCTCGCCAAATACAACGAGCTTCTCCAGAAGCTCAACCTGCGTAAGTAACCCGCTTTCACGAAAGGCGGCC
It includes:
- the rpsO gene encoding 30S ribosomal protein S15; translation: MSQPVKSEVIAQFKTHEKDTGSSDVQIALLTARINHLTEHLRTHRKDFHSRRGLLQMASRRRKLLDYLKREDLAKYNELLQKLNLRK